One window of the Archangium primigenium genome contains the following:
- the sufB gene encoding Fe-S cluster assembly protein SufB — MSTQTLQELTKRPYEAGFVTDIESETIPRGLNEDIVRIISAKKSEPEFMLEWRLRAYRHWLTLKEPRWPKVDYPPIDYQDIIYYSAPKQKPRLDSLDQVDPELLKTYAKLGIPLEEQKRLQNVAVDAVFDSVSVATTYKDKLAKAGVIFCSFSEAVREHPELVKKYLGTVVPHSDNYFAALNSAVFSDGSFVYIPKGVRCPMELSTYFRINAENTGQFERTLIVADEGSTVSYLEGCTAPQRDTNQLHAAVVELVALDGATIKYSTVQNWYPGDEQGRGGIYNFVTKRGIAHHRSKISWTQVETGSAITWKYPSVILKGDDSVGEFYSVALANHRQQADTGTKMIHLGRNTKSTIVSKGISAGRGQNTYRGLVKVLKSAEGARNYTQCDSLLLGSQCGAHTLPYIEVKNASAQVEHEASTSKIGEDQLFYCQQRGISKEDAVSMIVNGFCRQVFKELPMEFAVEAQKLLSVSLEGSVG; from the coding sequence ATGAGCACCCAGACCCTGCAGGAACTCACGAAGCGCCCCTACGAGGCGGGCTTCGTCACCGACATCGAGTCGGAGACGATCCCCCGGGGCCTCAACGAGGACATCGTCCGCATCATCTCCGCCAAGAAGAGCGAGCCGGAGTTCATGCTGGAGTGGCGGCTGCGCGCCTACCGCCACTGGCTCACCCTCAAGGAGCCGCGCTGGCCGAAGGTGGACTACCCGCCCATCGACTACCAGGACATCATCTACTACTCGGCGCCCAAGCAGAAGCCGCGCCTGGACAGCCTGGACCAGGTGGACCCCGAGCTGCTCAAGACGTACGCCAAGCTCGGCATCCCGCTCGAGGAGCAGAAGCGGCTGCAGAACGTGGCGGTGGACGCCGTGTTCGACTCGGTGTCCGTGGCCACCACGTACAAGGACAAGCTCGCCAAAGCGGGCGTCATCTTCTGCTCCTTCTCCGAGGCGGTGCGCGAGCACCCGGAGCTGGTGAAGAAGTACCTGGGCACGGTGGTGCCGCACTCGGACAACTACTTCGCGGCGCTCAACTCGGCGGTGTTCAGCGACGGCTCGTTCGTCTACATCCCCAAGGGCGTGCGCTGTCCCATGGAGCTGTCCACCTACTTCCGCATCAACGCGGAGAACACTGGCCAGTTCGAGCGCACCCTCATCGTCGCCGACGAGGGCTCCACGGTGAGCTACCTGGAGGGCTGCACCGCGCCCCAGCGCGACACCAACCAGCTGCACGCGGCCGTGGTGGAGCTCGTGGCGCTGGACGGGGCCACCATCAAGTACTCCACGGTGCAGAACTGGTACCCCGGGGACGAGCAGGGCCGCGGTGGCATCTACAACTTCGTCACCAAGCGCGGCATCGCGCACCACCGCTCCAAGATCTCCTGGACGCAGGTGGAGACGGGCTCGGCCATCACCTGGAAGTACCCGAGCGTCATCCTCAAGGGGGATGACTCGGTGGGCGAGTTCTACTCCGTGGCGCTCGCCAACCACCGGCAGCAGGCGGACACGGGCACGAAGATGATCCACCTGGGCCGCAACACGAAGAGCACCATCGTGTCCAAGGGCATCTCCGCGGGCCGGGGGCAGAACACGTACCGGGGCCTGGTGAAGGTGCTCAAGAGCGCCGAGGGCGCGCGCAACTACACCCAATGTGACTCGCTGCTGCTCGGCAGTCAGTGCGGGGCCCACACGCTGCCATACATCGAGGTGAAGAACGCCTCGGCGCAGGTGGAGCACGAGGCGTCCACGTCGAAGATCGGCGAGGACCAGCTCTTCTACTGCCAGCAGCGGGGCATCTCGAAGGAAGACGCCGTGTCGATGATCGTCAATGGCTTCTGCCGGCAGGTCTTCAAGGAACTGCCCATGGAGTTCGCCGTGGAAGCGCAGAAGCTGCTCAGTGTGAGCCTGGAAGGAAGCGTGGGATGA
- a CDS encoding VOC family protein, producing the protein MAVTGVGGIFFRARDPKALSEWYRTHLGVGPGCNPSGMAQPDDWYWRTAAGPVVFAPFRAETDYWAADKAWMLNLRVEGLDAMLVRLRGSGIAVETRADWDTPETGRFARIHDPEGNAIELWEPPAAPTPQG; encoded by the coding sequence ATGGCGGTGACCGGAGTGGGTGGCATCTTCTTTCGTGCGCGGGACCCCAAGGCGTTGTCGGAGTGGTACCGCACGCACCTCGGCGTGGGTCCGGGGTGTAACCCCTCTGGCATGGCGCAGCCGGACGACTGGTACTGGCGCACCGCCGCCGGCCCGGTGGTCTTCGCGCCCTTTCGCGCCGAGACGGACTACTGGGCGGCGGACAAGGCGTGGATGCTGAACCTGCGGGTCGAGGGGCTCGACGCGATGCTCGTGCGGCTGCGGGGCTCGGGCATCGCGGTGGAGACGCGCGCGGACTGGGACACGCCCGAGACCGGCCGCTTCGCGCGCATCCACGACCCGGAGGGCAACGCCATCGAGCTGTGGGAGCCGCCCGCCGCTCCCACGCCCCAGGGCTGA
- a CDS encoding SUF system Fe-S cluster assembly regulator, giving the protein MLRMSKMTDYGIVLLAELARAGSGTRTAKELSACTQVPLPSVSKVLKGLHGAGLLVSHRGASGGYGLARPPEAIPLTEIITALEGPVSFTECGAHGTPEAGGTCELETVCRVRGHWRIINRTLQDALGRLSLADLCGPVGRLVTLSTPAPAPVPLPSTVRGNPS; this is encoded by the coding sequence ATGCTCCGGATGAGCAAGATGACGGACTACGGCATCGTGTTGCTGGCCGAGCTGGCGCGTGCCGGCTCCGGGACGCGCACGGCCAAGGAACTGTCGGCGTGTACCCAGGTGCCGCTGCCCTCGGTGAGCAAGGTGCTCAAGGGCCTGCACGGGGCCGGCCTGCTCGTGTCCCATCGGGGCGCGAGCGGCGGCTATGGGCTCGCCCGCCCGCCCGAGGCCATTCCCCTCACGGAGATCATCACCGCCCTGGAAGGGCCCGTGTCCTTCACCGAGTGCGGCGCCCACGGCACGCCCGAGGCCGGGGGCACCTGTGAGCTGGAGACGGTGTGCCGGGTGCGCGGCCACTGGCGCATCATCAACCGCACCCTCCAGGACGCGCTCGGCCGCTTGAGCCTCGCGGACCTGTGTGGCCCCGTCGGTCGGCTCGTCACCCTGTCCACCCCGGCCCCGGCGCCCGTGCCGCTTCCCTCCACCGTGCGAGGCAACCCTTCATGA
- the sufD gene encoding Fe-S cluster assembly protein SufD: MTDGGLRHYLDLAERFQAERAVGAPAWLRALRQDGIAQLARQGFPTSAHEDWKYTNVAPVREQTFAPVHTVHEASMTEAVARLSLPGPGPRLVFVDGWFVRELSRLDGLPEGLTVRGLREALQEGLVPEDLVGQRARADASAFTALNAALLEEGAWVDVAPGTVCAEPVQLLFLSRGVGTLALASPRVVVRVAERGELTLVESYVGAQPGLSFTNTVTEATIGDGARFTHLKQQAEADEALHIGALHAALGRESHFASHVLSFGGTLARNEVHTFFGAEGGEATLNGLYVGQGAQHLDHWTNLDHAHPRCTSRELYKGVLDGQSRGTFHGKVMVRLDAQRTDARQACRNLLLSEKASAEARPQLEILADDVKCAHGATVGRLDAQALFYLRSRGIPRDEAERLLTLAFAQEVVAALPLAPLRAQAEAWLARKLPGTQEGRS; the protein is encoded by the coding sequence GTGACGGACGGAGGGCTGCGGCACTACCTCGACCTGGCCGAGCGGTTCCAGGCGGAGCGGGCCGTGGGGGCCCCGGCGTGGCTGCGGGCCCTGCGGCAGGACGGCATCGCCCAGCTCGCGCGGCAGGGGTTTCCCACCTCGGCCCACGAGGACTGGAAGTACACGAACGTGGCCCCGGTGCGGGAGCAGACGTTCGCCCCGGTGCACACCGTGCACGAGGCGAGCATGACCGAGGCGGTGGCGCGGCTGAGCCTGCCCGGACCGGGTCCCCGGCTGGTGTTCGTGGACGGGTGGTTCGTGCGCGAGCTGTCGCGGCTGGACGGCCTGCCCGAGGGCCTGACGGTGCGGGGCCTGCGCGAGGCGCTGCAGGAGGGCCTGGTGCCCGAGGACCTCGTGGGCCAGCGGGCCCGCGCGGACGCGAGCGCCTTTACCGCGCTCAACGCGGCGCTGCTGGAGGAGGGCGCCTGGGTGGACGTGGCGCCGGGCACGGTGTGCGCCGAGCCCGTGCAGCTGCTCTTCCTGTCGCGTGGCGTGGGCACGCTGGCGCTGGCGAGCCCCCGCGTCGTGGTGCGGGTCGCCGAGCGCGGTGAGCTGACGCTGGTGGAGAGCTACGTGGGCGCCCAGCCCGGCCTGTCCTTCACCAACACGGTGACGGAGGCGACGATTGGCGACGGGGCCCGCTTCACCCACCTCAAGCAGCAGGCCGAGGCGGACGAGGCCCTGCACATCGGCGCCCTGCACGCGGCGCTGGGGCGCGAGAGCCACTTCGCCTCGCACGTGCTGTCCTTCGGGGGGACGCTCGCGCGCAACGAGGTGCACACCTTCTTTGGCGCCGAGGGCGGTGAGGCCACGCTCAACGGCCTGTACGTGGGCCAGGGCGCGCAGCACCTGGACCACTGGACGAACCTGGACCATGCCCACCCGCGCTGCACGAGCCGCGAGCTGTACAAGGGCGTGCTGGACGGGCAGTCGCGGGGCACCTTCCACGGCAAGGTGATGGTGCGTCTGGACGCGCAGCGCACGGACGCGCGCCAGGCGTGCCGCAACCTGCTCCTGTCGGAGAAGGCGAGCGCCGAGGCGCGGCCCCAGTTGGAGATCCTCGCGGACGACGTGAAGTGCGCGCACGGCGCCACCGTGGGCCGCCTGGACGCGCAGGCCCTCTTCTATCTGCGCTCGCGCGGCATTCCCCGGGACGAGGCGGAGCGGCTGCTCACGCTCGCCTTCGCGCAGGAGGTGGTGGCGGCGCTGCCGCTCGCGCCGCTGCGCGCCCAGGCGGAGGCGTGGCTCGCGCGCAAGCTTCCGGGAACCCAGGAGGGACGGTCATGA
- a CDS encoding LysR family transcriptional regulator: MESPNAPLWDDLRVLLALHRHGSLLAAGRALGVSTSTAARRIEALEKALGRPLVHRSSAGTSVEPEALELIRLAEQLELGLLAVRRDEGDEAMAGTVRLSLSDGFLRPVTQVLATLRRLHPALHFELSAETRLVDLARREADIGIRNSRSTSPVLIQKHLGAVRLGLYAAPSYIERRLRDGRLRREDMARHDFLGFDVDLDKLPQAQWLAAHGAKRFVFRSNSYFALLEAAEQGQGILVLSAALASPLVRLETDVELPEVSVYLAFHRELRQVKRVRVVVDALEAAIRAAMA; encoded by the coding sequence ATGGAAAGCCCCAACGCCCCCCTCTGGGATGACCTGCGCGTGCTGCTCGCGCTGCACCGCCACGGAAGCCTGCTCGCCGCGGGGCGCGCGCTCGGGGTGTCCACCTCGACGGCGGCCCGGCGCATCGAGGCCCTGGAGAAGGCCCTGGGCCGGCCGCTGGTGCATCGCTCGAGCGCGGGCACGTCCGTGGAGCCGGAGGCGCTGGAACTCATCCGCCTCGCCGAGCAACTGGAGTTGGGGCTCCTGGCCGTGCGGCGGGACGAGGGCGACGAGGCGATGGCGGGCACGGTGCGCCTGTCCTTGTCCGATGGCTTCCTGCGGCCGGTGACGCAGGTGCTCGCGACGCTGCGGCGGCTGCACCCGGCGCTGCACTTCGAGCTGAGCGCCGAGACGCGCCTGGTGGACCTCGCGCGGCGCGAGGCGGACATCGGCATCCGCAACAGCCGCTCCACGTCTCCGGTGCTCATCCAGAAGCACCTCGGGGCGGTGCGGTTGGGGCTCTACGCGGCGCCGTCGTACATCGAGCGGCGCCTGCGCGATGGGCGGCTGCGGCGCGAGGACATGGCCCGGCACGACTTCCTGGGCTTCGACGTCGACCTCGACAAGCTGCCGCAGGCGCAGTGGCTGGCGGCGCACGGGGCGAAGCGGTTCGTGTTCCGCAGCAACTCCTACTTCGCGCTGCTGGAGGCGGCCGAGCAGGGGCAGGGCATCCTGGTGCTGAGCGCGGCGCTGGCCTCGCCGCTGGTGCGGCTGGAGACGGACGTCGAGCTGCCGGAGGTGTCGGTGTACCTCGCGTTCCACCGCGAGCTGCGCCAGGTGAAGCGCGTGCGGGTGGTGGTCGATGCGCTCGAGGCCGCCATCCGCGCCGCGATGGCGTGA
- a CDS encoding SDR family NAD(P)-dependent oxidoreductase yields MDDFDFKGKTVVVTGGSMGIGEAFARELDARGARLVLVARGQHKLEALAGQLRDAHVIAEDLTLPGAARRVFDEVARRGLEVDVLINNAGFGMHGPFLDTPLETQRGQIDLNVGALMELTYLFLPMLERRRGGVLQVASAAAYQPTPYMAVYGATKAFVLSFSEALWAEYKDRGVRVVALSPGATDTPFFERAGEGAGAGVPRARPEDVVRLGLDAFQKNRPSTIHGVLNTVAAFCVRFFSRAFAVKLLARVSAPKRPALPASAAR; encoded by the coding sequence ATGGACGACTTCGACTTCAAGGGAAAGACGGTGGTGGTGACGGGCGGCTCCATGGGCATCGGAGAGGCCTTCGCCCGCGAGCTGGATGCCCGAGGGGCCCGGCTGGTGCTCGTGGCGCGCGGTCAGCACAAGCTCGAGGCCCTCGCCGGCCAGCTGCGCGACGCGCACGTCATCGCGGAGGATCTCACCCTGCCCGGCGCCGCGCGGCGCGTGTTCGACGAGGTGGCGCGGCGGGGGCTCGAGGTGGACGTGCTCATCAACAACGCGGGCTTCGGCATGCACGGCCCCTTCCTGGACACGCCCCTGGAGACCCAGCGCGGGCAGATCGACCTCAACGTCGGGGCGCTCATGGAGCTGACCTACCTGTTCCTCCCGATGCTCGAGCGGCGGCGGGGCGGCGTCCTCCAGGTGGCGTCCGCGGCCGCCTACCAGCCCACGCCCTACATGGCGGTGTACGGCGCGACCAAGGCCTTCGTGCTCTCCTTCAGCGAGGCGCTGTGGGCCGAGTACAAGGACCGGGGCGTGCGGGTAGTGGCGCTGTCTCCGGGCGCGACGGACACGCCCTTCTTCGAGCGCGCGGGGGAAGGCGCGGGGGCTGGCGTGCCGCGGGCGCGCCCGGAGGACGTGGTGCGGCTCGGGCTCGACGCCTTCCAGAAGAACCGGCCCTCGACCATCCACGGCGTCCTGAACACGGTGGCCGCCTTCTGCGTGCGGTTCTTCTCGCGGGCCTTCGCGGTGAAGCTGCTCGCGCGGGTGAGCGCGCCCAAGCGCCCGGCGCTCCCCGCCTCCGCCGCGCGGTGA
- the sufC gene encoding Fe-S cluster assembly ATPase SufC, giving the protein MKPLLSIKDLRVRVAGREVLKGINLELQPGEVHAIMGPNGSGKSTLSQVLSGRDTYEVTGGEVLFDGQDLLAMQPEARAHAGVFMAFQYPVEIPGVGNLHFLRTALNARRRVEGKEELDAMDFLKLAREKSKLVELDPAFMQRSVNEGFSGGEKKRNEIFQMAVLEPRLAVLDETDSGLDIDALRIVSGGINALRSPERSMLVITHYQRLLEYVVPDRVSVLAGGQIVRTGGRELALELEKKGYAWLNEGKGDGKGDGKGGKEARP; this is encoded by the coding sequence ATGAAGCCGTTGCTCAGCATCAAGGACCTGCGGGTGCGCGTGGCGGGCCGTGAGGTCCTCAAGGGAATCAACCTGGAGCTGCAGCCCGGCGAGGTGCACGCCATCATGGGCCCCAACGGCTCGGGCAAGAGCACCCTGTCGCAGGTGCTCTCCGGCCGCGACACCTACGAGGTGACGGGCGGCGAGGTGCTCTTCGACGGGCAGGACCTGCTCGCCATGCAGCCCGAGGCGCGCGCCCACGCGGGCGTGTTCATGGCCTTCCAGTACCCGGTGGAGATTCCGGGCGTGGGCAACCTGCACTTCCTGCGCACGGCGCTCAACGCCCGGCGGCGCGTGGAGGGCAAGGAGGAGCTGGACGCCATGGACTTCCTCAAGCTCGCGCGCGAGAAGAGCAAGCTCGTGGAGCTGGATCCCGCCTTCATGCAGCGCTCGGTGAACGAGGGCTTCTCCGGCGGCGAGAAGAAGCGCAACGAGATCTTCCAGATGGCGGTGCTCGAGCCGCGCCTGGCCGTGCTGGACGAGACGGACTCGGGCCTGGACATCGACGCGCTGCGCATCGTGTCCGGGGGCATCAACGCCCTGCGCTCGCCCGAGCGCAGCATGCTCGTCATCACCCACTACCAGCGGCTGCTGGAGTACGTGGTGCCGGACCGGGTGTCGGTGCTGGCCGGCGGGCAGATCGTCCGCACGGGCGGGCGCGAGCTGGCGCTGGAGCTGGAGAAGAAGGGCTACGCCTGGCTCAATGAAGGCAAGGGCGACGGCAAGGGCGACGGCAAGGGCGGCAAGGAGGCGCGGCCGTGA
- a CDS encoding cysteine desulfurase, whose amino-acid sequence MSAATLDMARIRADFPILHQEVRGRPLVYLDSAATTQKPQAVIDALVRYYTHDNANVHRGVHALSERATLAYEGARERVRRFINARETKEIIFVRGCTEAINLVAQTYGRKNVGPGDEVLITGMEHHSDIVPWQMLCQAVGATLKVLPVDERGELRLELLDTLLTERTRLFAVTHVSNALGTVNPIRELVRQAHARGVPVLVDGAQAMQHFRVDVRELDCDFYTLSGHKMFGPTGIGVLYGKAEVLETLPPWQGGGDMILSVTLDKTVYNRLPYRLEAGTPDISGAIGLAAALDYLDGVGREAIAAHDQELLEYGTQALESVPGLRIMGKARERSGVLSFLMEDVHAHDVGTILDREGVAIRAGHHCAQPLLACFGVAATVRASLALYNTREDIDALVRGLHKVREVFA is encoded by the coding sequence ATGAGCGCGGCAACCCTGGACATGGCGCGCATCCGCGCCGACTTCCCCATCCTCCACCAGGAGGTGCGGGGCCGGCCGCTGGTGTATCTGGACAGCGCCGCCACCACGCAGAAGCCCCAGGCCGTCATCGACGCGCTGGTGCGCTACTACACGCACGACAACGCCAACGTGCACCGGGGCGTGCACGCCCTCTCCGAGCGCGCCACCCTGGCGTACGAGGGCGCGCGCGAGCGGGTGCGCCGCTTCATCAACGCCCGCGAGACGAAGGAGATCATCTTCGTGCGCGGCTGCACCGAGGCCATCAACCTGGTGGCCCAGACGTACGGGCGCAAGAACGTGGGCCCGGGCGATGAGGTCCTCATCACCGGCATGGAGCACCACTCGGACATCGTGCCCTGGCAGATGCTCTGCCAGGCCGTGGGCGCCACGCTCAAGGTGCTGCCCGTGGACGAGCGGGGCGAGCTGCGGCTGGAGCTGCTCGACACGCTGCTCACCGAGCGCACGCGGCTGTTCGCGGTGACGCACGTGTCCAACGCCCTGGGCACGGTCAATCCCATCCGGGAGCTGGTGCGCCAGGCCCACGCGCGCGGGGTGCCCGTGCTGGTGGACGGCGCCCAGGCCATGCAGCACTTCCGCGTGGACGTGCGCGAGCTGGACTGCGACTTCTACACGCTCTCGGGCCACAAGATGTTCGGCCCCACCGGCATCGGCGTGCTCTACGGCAAGGCCGAGGTGCTGGAGACGCTCCCGCCCTGGCAGGGCGGCGGGGACATGATCCTCTCCGTCACCCTGGACAAGACCGTCTACAACCGCCTGCCGTACCGCCTGGAGGCGGGCACGCCGGACATCTCCGGGGCCATCGGCCTCGCCGCGGCGCTGGACTACCTGGATGGCGTGGGCCGCGAGGCCATCGCCGCGCATGACCAGGAGCTGCTGGAGTATGGCACCCAGGCGCTGGAGAGCGTTCCCGGCTTGCGGATCATGGGCAAGGCGCGCGAGCGCTCGGGGGTGCTGTCCTTCCTCATGGAGGACGTGCACGCGCACGACGTGGGCACCATCCTGGACCGCGAGGGCGTGGCCATCCGCGCGGGGCACCACTGTGCCCAGCCGCTGCTCGCGTGCTTCGGCGTGGCGGCCACGGTGCGCGCGAGCCTCGCGCTGTACAACACCCGCGAGGACATCGACGCCCTGGTGCGCGGGCTGCACAAGGTGCGGGAGGTGTTCGCATGA
- a CDS encoding Kelch repeat-containing protein has protein sequence MRTSVVGARWPWITVGLMWGGVVGCSGPHDTPVLNAPPVIDSLAATAERVLPGGPVYLSARAHDPDGPNTSVSSWVASAGTLRTPLELETEWTAPLEPGPVTLTFQVKDVRGASTSRALTVHVEAETRPAPPPTGAWAAIHTLLRGREGMSVAALRWDRLLVVGGVLSESSWPAEVHDARTGLTLPTGDMVHRERTHATATPLHSGKVLVAGGGTPTAELYDPDSGTWSATGSMATSRERHSATLLRSGRVLVMDATGAAPELYEPLTGTWRPVSAPPGPPAEHTAHLLPSGKVVKVNLEADRPLELFDPETETWSVSAPPKYPREGLGRAVIVLPSGEVVIAQARSGLVRYDPVSNTWSDMPGPAESGGVASGVRLPFDALLVAGHTGWTARYDPRALMWQTLEAPSSGPSRLVSLTSGQVVRLQDDGAAHTLSLFDPVTWKWNQSGPQRSSREGHAVSLLGAVHVLVTGQGPTREPSAEIYDATTQVWSKAQDMRQPRRDHTATTLSYFQTLVAGGESPTGSVEDSAELYHTETRAWRPTGPLRLGRAQHTATPLSPSRVLVVGGRTQSRAPTAHAEVYDAELETWSATAPMAQARIGHTATRLPSGRVLVVGGRDETARATPTAELYDPALGTWTPAASLSLPRQGHTAVLLPWGRVLVMGGTATHRAVEEYDPTSDTWTVQGELLAPRQGHTATRLSTNKVLVVGGAPGYPTQVELYDPRTRTSTPQPRMGEERMAHQAVMTSTGDVLVVGGSSPGAVGMLYTAEKPGAGPRAP, from the coding sequence ATGCGAACGAGCGTGGTGGGGGCCAGGTGGCCGTGGATCACGGTGGGTCTGATGTGGGGAGGAGTCGTGGGCTGCTCGGGGCCGCACGACACGCCGGTCCTCAATGCACCGCCCGTCATCGACTCGCTCGCGGCGACGGCGGAGCGGGTGCTGCCCGGGGGCCCGGTGTACCTGAGCGCCCGCGCGCATGATCCCGATGGACCGAACACGAGCGTGTCCTCCTGGGTCGCCTCCGCGGGCACGCTCCGCACACCGCTCGAGCTGGAGACGGAGTGGACGGCGCCGCTCGAACCAGGACCGGTGACCCTGACCTTCCAGGTGAAGGACGTCCGAGGAGCCTCCACGTCCCGCGCGCTCACCGTCCACGTGGAAGCCGAGACGAGGCCCGCGCCTCCGCCCACCGGCGCGTGGGCCGCCATCCACACCCTGCTCCGGGGGCGCGAGGGGATGAGCGTGGCGGCCTTGCGCTGGGATCGGCTGCTGGTGGTGGGCGGCGTGCTCTCCGAGTCCTCCTGGCCCGCCGAGGTCCATGATGCCCGCACGGGCCTGACCCTGCCCACGGGGGACATGGTCCACCGGGAACGCACGCACGCCACCGCCACCCCACTGCACTCGGGCAAGGTCCTCGTGGCGGGCGGTGGCACACCCACCGCGGAGCTGTATGACCCGGACAGCGGAACCTGGAGCGCCACGGGCAGCATGGCCACGAGTCGGGAGCGGCATTCCGCGACCCTGCTGCGCTCGGGTCGCGTCCTGGTGATGGACGCCACCGGCGCGGCGCCCGAGCTCTACGAGCCCCTCACGGGCACCTGGCGCCCGGTTTCCGCGCCACCGGGTCCTCCCGCCGAGCACACCGCGCACCTGCTGCCCTCCGGCAAGGTCGTGAAGGTGAACCTGGAGGCCGACCGGCCCCTGGAGCTCTTCGATCCAGAAACGGAAACCTGGAGCGTCAGCGCTCCCCCCAAGTACCCGCGCGAGGGCCTGGGACGCGCCGTCATCGTCCTGCCCTCCGGTGAGGTGGTGATCGCCCAGGCCCGCTCGGGACTGGTGCGCTACGACCCGGTGTCGAACACCTGGTCCGACATGCCAGGGCCCGCCGAGTCCGGGGGTGTCGCCTCGGGAGTACGGCTGCCCTTCGACGCGCTCCTGGTGGCGGGACACACGGGATGGACCGCGCGCTACGATCCACGGGCGCTCATGTGGCAGACCCTGGAGGCCCCGTCTTCCGGGCCCTCGCGGCTCGTGTCGCTGACCTCGGGCCAGGTGGTGCGCCTCCAGGACGACGGCGCCGCCCACACGCTGAGCCTGTTCGATCCCGTGACCTGGAAGTGGAACCAGTCAGGGCCCCAGCGCTCGTCCCGGGAAGGGCACGCCGTGAGCCTCCTGGGGGCGGTCCACGTGCTGGTGACGGGCCAGGGGCCGACGCGGGAACCCTCCGCGGAGATCTACGACGCCACCACCCAGGTCTGGTCCAAGGCCCAGGACATGCGCCAGCCCCGACGGGACCACACGGCGACCACCCTGTCGTACTTCCAGACGCTGGTGGCGGGGGGCGAGTCTCCGACCGGAAGCGTCGAGGACTCGGCCGAGCTGTACCACACCGAGACCCGCGCCTGGCGCCCCACCGGCCCCCTGCGCCTGGGACGGGCCCAGCACACGGCGACCCCGCTCTCGCCGAGCCGGGTGCTGGTGGTGGGTGGACGGACGCAGTCGAGGGCTCCCACCGCGCACGCGGAGGTGTACGACGCGGAACTCGAGACCTGGAGCGCCACGGCGCCGATGGCCCAGGCCCGCATCGGTCACACGGCGACGCGCCTGCCCTCGGGCCGGGTGCTGGTGGTGGGCGGACGCGATGAGACCGCGCGCGCCACCCCCACCGCGGAGCTGTACGACCCCGCCCTGGGCACCTGGACTCCCGCCGCGAGTCTTTCCCTCCCCCGGCAGGGTCACACGGCCGTGCTGCTGCCCTGGGGCCGGGTGCTCGTGATGGGCGGCACGGCCACGCACCGCGCCGTGGAGGAGTACGACCCGACGAGCGACACCTGGACCGTCCAGGGCGAGCTCCTCGCACCGCGCCAGGGGCACACGGCGACGCGCCTCTCCACGAACAAGGTGTTGGTGGTGGGCGGAGCCCCCGGATACCCGACGCAGGTGGAGCTGTATGACCCGCGCACGCGGACCTCGACGCCCCAGCCGCGAATGGGTGAGGAGCGCATGGCCCATCAGGCGGTGATGACGTCCACGGGCGACGTGCTCGTGGTGGGAGGCTCGAGCCCCGGCGCGGTGGGCATGCTCTACACCGCCGAGAAGCCCGGGGCGGGCCCGCGCGCGCCGTGA